Genomic segment of Anopheles darlingi chromosome X, idAnoDarlMG_H_01, whole genome shotgun sequence:
GAATATCAAGGAGAACGATTAATGCATGGCTTTTATTGATTGGGGGAATtataccctacaaaccacgattcctatgctgagtgtaggagtgagtgcgacttccgatgaaacagcgctatacgagctccagatcgagcagttttgtgcatgagcgcaaacgagacggctgatgagacggcaatactttaggtcgttttcgtcgtttgagtttgaaatcttgccgaattttgttcgattgatcgaaatgtgaatcgaaacacaccgcgacaccgcgatttgatttgctttttttcgcataaatccggcgattttcaattagaaacgtgcgtctgattgtcgtacgataatggtagaccttgtcgcgaattaattttatctgcttttcgaacaactttagccgtttaatctattgcactgcgactgttcgcattcaaagaaacagccggcagaacatgtatttttcgatgtttctagccccaattcttcgccaaaaaggtttgcataatgtacatgcacaaatcataaacattttgcctcattatccaagtgcatttacttgcatttataccacaaaacagcgaggaacagagctgtttttcttaacataaaaaggatgggaatgttgATCCGTTTCTTGGCACCGTTTTcaacggctgtaccgaggcagatgatgccatgaagtgcacagattaggttacgaaaacggcgatagaaaagattccccacggaagagCTACGCAGTGATAAatacgaagcgcgatctccgcccacggcagcaaggaagggcgatcgcgtcccttgcgtgggcgagagatgggaaaggggtgaagatctcttcgcaacatttgaacgggttaaagtgatgcgggaaaatgtcttgcttgtgcagttgtccaatcagaagagaacaacaaaacagcagcagaacaatcggcaacagcatccggtgacAAGCACGAAATgtagaatgcacaacaaaggaaaacaatctacgcaggatgtacgaacaacgatggaggaggggtttgcagcgaggagggcgtgtgcgccaaggtgtttactacgcgttggtgatagtcaccgaaaagggcgctgtcgatgcagccaacagcagaagaaaacgatcgcgaattggtgttgttttggcgcaatttgattagcggaaaacatgctcaagaatggttgagatttgtgctcaaaacggcatcttttaatgttgcatattcctgggaaaacccacgatagtttgtgctatattcttcgccagcTCTTCTATCATTGCTGCGCgaaaaagtgcacacaaagtacaccactccagatgcactttgcgcatagcgattggtcaaaagttgtgttgatttggtatcaaggtatgatgcgttttagggtgcaatcgattgttcgtgttgagcctgatgatcgtgtgcgcggttgccaatacgcacgtgaagcgtgacacgcattttttgttgagcaaaatgtttgttttccaattcaatcaatgtgaatcatgatgatcattcgaagatatatttgtgacattgtgaacaattcaaaatgtatgaactttttgtcacagcgcacggtctcgatttcacgtattgatgtagcgtttgtgaacaggtgattatcaataaagaattggttcagtgcgttgcgtgttcgaaacTCCCGttccaaatcctatcatctccctaacataattccacttcatacacattcattcatccacatacatcaccgacagacataccgcgccaaaccacgacctacgacgatgacgaaagagcagacctagaacgagggagtgagacaagcagagaagatcgccgatccaaaatggtggatgggcggtcgaaagttttttttcgattttttcaactactcgaaaaaacctctgaaagtatgcaatttgaaatttttacatgaaatttcagaaggctgtataacccacctagcattgctctatatgataggggcacgaaggcttcatagcccacaaaccaccccattcaggtttgttcgctatgaagccttgcaaaatttcaaatttggtttgtagggtactTACGTGCCGATGTGGATGTATTTCGTCGATGCGATGGGAAGCGAACTTTGTTGCGGAGCACTTTAAACGCACAATAACATGATGCACAACTTAACCAACTTGAAATCAATGAGTATGGCTATcaataaatgtatgcaaaacagGGAGTGCAATGCAGACCGCATcaattgttttgcactttgcGCTCTTTCAGACAAATAAGTTCGATCATTAACTCGCGCTCCACGGTGTTCCCTCCAACAAAGAGATGCGTGTAACGCAGTTTGCCGTGCTTGTCGCCGCGATAGGAAGGGCCGTGCTGCATTGCTCATTCTTGGTGGTATTGATCTTCTATCGATGTATGGGGggctcttctcttctcttttcccaTTCGCAATGCTTTTTTGCTTGCGAGCATCGATCGCGTTATGCTTGTGTTGTATGAAGCACCCGCTTTGGTATTGCGCAATTGCGTTTCGGGAATCGCGGAACGGAGATGAGATTCAAGTACTTTCGTTTTTAAATGACTATAGAACCGCGATCGCTTTACAATATTCGCTGCATTTGACTACATTAGGTAAGTATATGATAAAGATGTGCTTGAATCCAGTGTTATCTTGAACTGTGCTGTGCAATGTTAGTGTTTatatggtgttggtgtttcgCAGAGCAATGGACAGcagagaagcaacaaaactTACAATGAAGGATGCGGCAACGCAAACACAAGTTATAACAAAGGAAGCTGCAACGGAAACAGGAGCTACAAACCACGACTATTCGGCAAAGGACACACAAGTTACCACCAAGCATGCGGCAGCGCAAACGGAAATAGAAGACATGGATGCAGAAAACCGACAAAAACGCATTGAAAGATGCGTTTTTCAGACGGCAATTAAAGTCAATGAATTGGTATCGCTTCAACAAACCAATGCTGCCTTACATCAACCTGCAATAGTTCCACTTACAGTTCTGTCGTCACTCCAGCCGTCCTCATCCAGCCAAAACAGCACTGCTACAGTTCTCCAACCCAATAGTAACAACCCACAACGCCGCGGAGGTTTGCCGTTTAAACCGATTTCGAACTTAACCGAACTTCAACTCTTTGATCTACGTGCATCTGAATCCGATACACATCACCAAACCCTCAACTACTTCGCTGTGCTCTTCGGTGTAGATACGTAtgtaaaaaaaggaagaacagtTGCGCTTAGGATTATTGATCGCTTTTTTGATAGAATTTTTTTAACAACATGTTCGTGGAcgggtgcttcttcttcgcgagATAGAAAAATAGAATTAAGAAACTATCGCAATACcatacatttatttttcaagGCAGTGCAGCAAAGCGATTCAGAAATGACGATAGAGAAAGTTCACGCGTTCTTACGTTCTTGTTTGAAGAACTCGATACGACGATCCCTAGCATATCCGCCGAAACGTGTGACTAGTCTAAAACAAAATAGATCAACCAAGAAAAGATCTCCAAAAAACAATAATGACAAAGAAAACATCTAGTTAATGTGAATATTTGCTTCCTCTTTTCAATTCTTGTTTTTGCAATGTGATGTGATTTATATGAAATGTGATTGATGCAAACTTAGGTTACTTTTATGaacgttttattatttatgtttattaattACCATGTGATGTCTATGAACTATTATTTATGTGAATTTTTTACTATGTGATGTATTTGAACTACGATTTATGTGAATTTATTACCATGTGATTTATATGAAATATAATCCAATCTAAGGAAAAACTAGCCCAAACATacgtttttattgtttataATTATATGAACGTAGTATACAAAAATTTTCTATTATTGTTACTTAATCGTAAAACGTGTGTTGTAGCGGTAcaaaaatggtttcgttttgcagAGGAACTGCTACTAGTTTACAAACTATGTCTTTTGATTCAAACTGTTTAGTTTCCGGTTTCAAACTGCTATGATTGCTGGTTGTATATACGTGAAGATCACTTGAACAAAAGGGATCGTCGAAAAAAGGAGCAAACATGTTCAACTCGGTTCCAGTGatggttccattttccgaaGCACCGATAAATTTTGTGATTGAGAAACGATTTGATATATCAACTAAAAACCATTGATCAGCAAAATTTGCCTTTAGAGTAAACCCATCACGCAATGTGATTACCGAGAAAGTAGAGGTTCCTGCTATCTTCTGCTTCAAAACTGGAAATGTTGTCTGCTTGTGCATTCCTCTTGTACGGAAACGTGATCTTTCTTGGACTCTTAATGCGATTTGGTGCAATGGTAATCTACCGCTACGCACTGTTTTTCTCAGTTCAAACAAAAAGTTCTCAAAAGGATATGACGACAAACCGTACAAGGGTCCAAATCTTAATACTTCTTCAACAATATGAGATAAGCAATGGAAATTGCTTGGAatgcttttgaaattttcaaagtgttttttaataaattgttGAAAAAGTTCTTGGGCTATTGGCAGTTTTGATTCGTAGCGACGATGGGAACATATCGTCACTGCGCAAAATAATTTTATAAAGTTCAAATAATGGCTatcatttaaaacatttttgaaGACTGCAATTCCCACGTAATTTAAAAATGAACCTAATTCGGTTCCTTTAAAATGGGAGAAATATTCAATGCTTCTAATTTGTCTATGAATTTCACACGGCAATCTGATGTTTTTCAATCTATTTTCAACCAATTTACGAGTGGCCGAAGGCCACTTATTCTGGAAAGCGTGACCTGCTATGTAAAATTTTAATAACGTCCTCATTACACCTAAGTGTAACAAGTGAAGACTGTCGCAAACAGTAATGTCTTCAACCATATCGATATCGAGATCCTCCAAAGGTGTCCTTATAAATtctccgtttgatgttttttgaTGGTGTGCAGGATGTTCTTTGTTCCTGAAGCTGGAATCTGTCCGTGGTGCTGCCGGTTCAACTGGATACGTCGATGTATTCAACTGTGGTGCACGGTCCCCTACTGCGGTACATTTTATACAACCGTTAAAAGAGTTGGCTGCGATGCATGCTggcgggaaaaaaaagaaaaaatcatttaattagTAAGAGAAAAGAATAATACAACTCATCAACAACACACCTTTTATAAACGACCGGGCTGGTGTGTCACAGATGAACACTCTTATTTTAACCGATAGTGTTTTATCGTTGATGACAATGCCCGAtgttaatattattttaatttcgtcTACGAACTCTCTGAGATACTCCTCAACGCTAGTAGGCTTTGATGTACCAAGGAATACCCCAATAATGAACGGTTTAGCATTGGGCTCCTCATGCACGTTACTCAATATTGGCCACACTTGAAGGTTCCCATTGTTAAATAAGGAAAGCCCATCTATGTTAATGTTGAGGGAAATCGAACGAGATTCTTTAAGATCCTCAAAATCACGTCGTAAACATGTTTctgtaataaaaaaagaaaaaaataaacgaaaatccGTAACGCAAATAGCACGTTGAGATACTTACCGAGTCCTTGATGCCAATATTCGCCACCTGCTATTGACCGAATGGTTGGTGGATCACGAGGTGTTGCATACAATGTACGGGGATCTTTTGGAAGATTCGGATGGTCCGAGGACAGTTTCACGAGCAactgttttaatttttctcgCGATATATCCTCCCCCCACTTGCGAAGGAAAGTAGCTAagtcatcttcatcttcatcttcatctgaAGATTCTTGAGCTCCCTCATCGAAACTGTAATTTGGGTTACCATCCTCGAAATCGGAATCCAAATATTCTTCATTTTCGAAGAGCACGTGTTCTTCTTCCAAATGTTCAATAGAATGCACATCTTCAGGAACCGGCGCATTTGCAGGAACGGGAACATCTTCAGAAACCGACACACCTTCAGGATCCGACACATGTTCACCCAACACTTCTAAAAAAGCCACTTTTATTCTATTGCTATTGCTATCGTTGATAGGGATGTTGCGCTGTTCGGTATATCTTCTTTTATGAGTACCGCTGGTCTGAGGTTTCTCGTTAGCTTGCTGCATTTTCACTCCTTTTAAAATATGCTAACAAAACTTCACTAAAGTACGAAATTATCGGACACAAATATCTTCACTTTCTATGACACGGTAAACTGCTAAGATGCGCGGATTTGTTACGAGATTCACCAGCTAAAAACTTCACTGAAGAGCTAATAACAATGTGGTTCCGTGTCTTCCCAATGAGAGAATGTATTACGACACGAGCTGGACTGCGTTTTTATTGTTACACTCGTACATCTGCCATCTACCTGATTATGCACTATGCATCTTCATTTGAATACCTAGGTTTTTTGTAGCTGTAAGGTTACACATGATGGCTGCGTACCTATAAGGTACATGGATACATGGGCGAAGGATACCTTGAATCTCTCGTACATTCGTACATCTTCATTTGAATACCTGTGTTTTCTATACCTGTAAGGTTACACGTGATGGCTGTGATACCTTTAAGGTACATGGATACATGATACATGAGGAAGGATACCTTGAATCTCTATATATTTGTCATAGGTATGAGATATCGGTTGTAATAGGTAAGTACGATGTCGGTTGCCGGGGACGCTGCCAGTAGGTACCTAATTACGGGAATCCCAGGTTGGGCCGCTACACACCTTTATCGGTAACATTCTCGCACGTGAAAGGCTGCATGTGATATTCGATTAGTGGCAGCGGCAGAAACCCAACGTGGCTAGAGATAGTAGGTGActtggcgtctccatcatgTGACAAGACACgcatcgtttttgttttgagaaatGCGGTAAAAGGATTGCAGAAATTGCCGCCGGTCTGGGGAGAAATACAAACACTCTTTTGTAGAATCGGACTGAtttattatcgtttgtttcatcGTTCGTACAAGAAGAGTAAACCTTTACGGTCAGCTTGCGGAACGTTAGTAGTGGGCTAAAGGGTTAGAAACCACTTCACGGGAAGCTACTCGCGGCAAACATGTGATAGAGGAAGGAAACGTTCTATAACTCTTTACATATAAAGAGTAGTTTACATATAAAGGGCAAACCATTCTTACATAAATGTATGGTAAAGGAAGTTTGGGTAAGGATTCTTAGTCGATTCATGCTGGTTGATGCGGCATATTTACAGGCCAAAACAACAATTATCTGTTAGCAAATCATTCCATATGTATTTATAACTTAAAGAgatgcattttccttttctatttaggaagaaaagtttaaaactATATGGTTTGAAACGATCTCCGAAACCGCGATCTCGTGGCGAGAAAAAGCAAGCGCtaatccctctctcgctcgatcatACAGGCTAGATGCGAgagctgccgctgctctccGCGGCGGGCTCTCTCCGGCGTACACACTCGCACGTAGGCACACAGGCAATGTACAGCGAGATTACGCGCTCTCACGGCTTCCGATCTCTTGTGAGAAGCTCTTTCCATAGTGAAAAGTGGCTCTCTAAGGGCTTCCAAATTTGCTCAATATGGAATCGAAGAGCGTcgttcactttccttccttctcagtATGGCGGCGAACGAGCTCACCAAATTTTTCCATAGTGAGTGATAGAAAAAATCTTCTCATGGTCATATGGGGAAGGCGATACAGCCCATCCCACGGAACGGCGTTTCTTTGGAGTGGAAGAgtaaaaattgaaatggaCGTTTTTTCGGTTGTCACattttcgctttatttttctaaacaaaaaaaccattttgttcGGCATGCCTTTACGCGGGTCTTTTAAAgacaccaacaccgccacTTTCTACCTCCACCCGGTGCTCCAATCGCTCGAACGGACATCACTTCAAGGAACAGTATTGTCCACTTTCCGTTGGACCGCTTACAGCATCTCGATCGAGCCCTATTACCATGTCTCTATTCGTCTATCTACCCTTTCTCTACCCTTCCACGAAAGGCCTTCTGAAAGAGACTTTGGGTTGTGCTTGCTTGTTGTCTGCCATGTGCATGACCTGGGAAGATCCAAATGGACCGTAGAATAAAGGATGGTCGCTTTGGGATAGAGAGGATAAGTGGCCAAACGAACCTTTTCTCCAGATAGTTAATTATTGTATTgattcgagagagagataaaatgaaaatggtggtAATTCATTTTCTGTAAGGCATATCTCGCATACCAACGCAACAACGCAGCGGAGCTATAAAAAATATAGACGATGACCAACCCCTAAAAGGAGGTTTACTAGTCAGCGCGCGTCAAGTGCTCTCACCCATGGCGACTTCGCCAGCGAAGATGATTATGCCGCGCGGACCCTACCTTCGCTCCCTATAATGAGGTGAGGAAACGGATGGACAATGTTGGGATAAGCGTTTAGCAAGAATTTACATAACCCGCCCGGGCGGTATGACTGACTGCATGAGACACCCATCCGTGATGGACGAAGATTGACGAAATGCATGGTGCGCTACACGCGCGATGTCACGATGCCACACTCCTGGAACGAATCGAAATCATCCTCGAGTGGCTGATGCAAGTAACCGTCCGCATCGTGACCCCGGCGTTGGTGGTTCAGCTTCTCCTCGGGCGGCAAACTGCTGTCCTCCTCCGACGGCAGGTAACCGTTCTGTGCGTATGCGGTGGCActatcgccaccaccgccaccagcagcgcctCGCTGCATCTTCAGCTTTTCCTGCTCGATAATATACTCGTTCGTCAGGTACTGCTCGCGCTTGATCTGATCCTGCAACCGACCCGGTACGTCCGGGATTGCCCACGCCACCACGATCTGCACGAAGCTGACCAGGTTCTGATAGATGACGACAAACGCCAACCGTATCGCGAGTATATGCCAGTAGATCGAGGGTCGCTTGTACGGGCTCTCGTGGTCGGGCGGATTCCGGTACTCCGAGTACCGGCAGGTGGTGACGTTCGTGTACTGGCTGTTCAGCGGGGCGACGTGATCCTCGAAGTTGGCCACGTTGAAGTAGGCGAGCGTATGGTTGACGAAGCCttcgtccgtccggtccgggttcACCACGTGCATGTACATCAACCGAGGTATGAAGTTGGAGGAAAAGGCGATGATAAAGGCCTGCGGATCATTCAAAAGAAAGCACGTGTCAGGGATGACGCTGTACGCTATGCGAACGCCGGCCAAAGGGGTTTCCTCCGGCCGCTTAGAACTTTGGCTTCAGGCTACTAACACTAGAAATGACGGCCACCTTCCCGACGACGTGCATAATGTTGTACCAGATGCCCAAATCACGCACACGCTGCGGTACAGCGCGCTTGTAGTAGAGCAGGAACTTTTTCGCGTCCAGCCGCGTCTCTACCACGTTGTTCAGCAGAGCGAAGAACGGTCCCAGCGGAAAGGCAACCACGAAAATCGTGATGAAGCCATACTGGATGACTGCAGGACGAAACGGGGAAACAAAAAGGGCATCCACAAAGGATGAAACCGTTAATTAGCTGCACAAATAAGAGGAGGCATCCACTTACCCATTTTTAAGTACTCATTGAACAGGCTTCGATCGTTCCAGTTGATGAGGTTAAAGTCCTTGGTCCACTGGTTGCAGCAAATCAACCGCTCGTCACTATCGCTTCCCTCGGCCTCGATCCCGAGCACGCTGCGGAACTCCTTGAACTTCTGAATAGCCCACGGGATGACGATTTCCGTGACCGCACCGATCGCCTGCTTGCCAACCATGATAATCGCCAGCTGAATGCACAGCTCCATCAGACAGCCGCCCGGGCTGCACTCCTCCTGCCGCAGATGCAGGATGCGATTGTACTTGGCCGGGTAGCCGGGAAACTTGCCCTTCACGAACGCGATGTAGAAGATCGAGCTGTAGTAGTTGACGAACTCAAACAGGTAGATCTTCAGGTTCAGACTTTCGTTGTACTCGGTTTGCGTTCGCCGGTACTCGACGTTGGTCATGTACACGGCCACGTAATGGTAGGCATAGGTGAGGATGGTCGAGACCAACAGATTGATGACCGCGGTCGTCGCGGGAAAGATGATCAGCTTGCCGGATACCGAACCGTGGTCGCCGTAGATGTTGCGCGAGGTCATCAGCGACATGCGGTACACGACGATACCGAACACGGCAGCGATGGTCAATAAAATCTGTAAAACACGGACACGTTAGGGTGTGCTAAAATCTCTTTTTAAATGCGCTCGGACAGGACATATGCTGACTTACAAATAGGAAGATCACAGAGTAGCTGTAGACAAAGCTGGGGAACTTTTTGGTCCagaacggtggcgacggttCCTGTGCACCGGTGGCGATGTTGAACATTGTCTTCTTGATGTTCTTCAGCCGCGCGAGATACTGCGGTCGCGGTGGTTCCGCCAGCGAGCAGTACTCGGTAATGCCCCAGCGGTGCTGAATCTTCGACGAGTACCGTTTCCACATTTCCAGATAGAGGGTTGCTGAAGGAATGAACAGGAAACACGTTACGTCACGATTTATACCAACCTACGTGCCTTCGCACTACACTTTTCTACTATGGTACACACCCCAGATGGACATAAAGATCGAGAAAACAATGGTCATTTCATTGTCGAAGATGTGCGCTAGCTTGGAGATGGTACAGGTGCTGTTCAGATACCAGTAGTCGCAGTACTCATCGCACTGCGGGCACATGAtcgtgttgttgtcgttgcagATCTCCTGACTGATCCGGTTCTCTCGGTAGGTAAGCAACCCgtagaagaagcagatcaGCCCCACGACCGACGCCGGTATCAGCATGTGCGTGTAAAACCCGAGCCACGCGAAGTACATGGCAATCTTCACCCCAAAGTACTCCTTAATGTGGTCCAGCGGCTGGTGCTTGATCCACTTCCGGACCGATGCCcactcctgcagcagcagcgcccgcTGGCAGCTCGACTTCACGTCGGTGCAGCCATCGTGCAACGGGTACGCATCCAGGTACACCTGATCCTCGACCAACCGCCGGATGCCGATGTCCTTCTTGTCGTCGAGGTTATTGCTAAAGTACGCCCGCTCGAGGATGAAGTTCGCCACCGCGATCCGGAGACTGGGCGTGAAGAAGTTTGGCTCACGGTCATTGAACAGGTACGGCTTGTCGCGCGAGTACTCGTACAGCAGCCGGTACTCGGGCGCCGCGAAGATGCTccggtcgatgatgacgaagttAAACATGGGCCGGCGGAACAGCTTCACCAGCGTGCTCTGGATGCTGAAGTCGCGCATGATGATCTTGTCCTGGTTCGCCAGCTTCTTCATCGGCATCTGCATCTTCATGATCTCGCAGTAGTGCGACAGCACCTGGTCCGGCACGTGGATCTTCACGAAGTGTATCCGCTGGCAGCTCTCGGTCTCGATCTGCAGGCCCTCCTGCTCGAGGTTCCGCTGGTACACCATGCGCTTGGCGTGCGCGATCGggttctcctcttcctcgccaTTGTACGCCAGCACGTAGTCGACGACACGCTTCTGATCCTGGAAGTACTTCCATGtctaccgtgccgtgccgcgccAGTTGTCATATTCCCGGAGGAGAGTC
This window contains:
- the LOC125957042 gene encoding anoctamin-5-like isoform X1 yields the protein MYCRVQQYDTDRIRPEEEEEEDDEVLGEVSEFLDVIEAPPAPQHRALPSTQHRPVLSPDAADELAGYYYGYSGYYHYPNYLHQQDHHNYYCADPTLQQQQQQQERLYLQNYQSSDNADDEMDERESIYLDAVSVSSNRQQQQHQSGSADQRQQQQQEQQHRNSLYLSRQTVYHSAEDVRFGSVDSGGDTRTLTGSATGDSLRTTTDALLQDSRANGGLANLPYVARPKPPSATKAFIGGILKPVLLSTEYNEKVPSTSYNYTPFLRADHDRHDGTSHSPVDHTNLTTTRASSISSGSSSNNSTAAAAAATATTTPNTLIVSYAMWKFRTWKYFQDQKRVVDYVLAYNGEEEENPIAHAKRMVYQRNLEQEGLQIETESCQRIHFVKIHVPDQVLSHYCEIMKMQMPMKKLANQDKIIMRDFSIQSTLVKLFRRPMFNFVIIDRSIFAAPEYRLLYEYSRDKPYLFNDREPNFFTPSLRIAVANFILERAYFSNNLDDKKDIGIRRLVEDQVYLDAYPLHDGCTDVKSSCQRALLLQEWASVRKWIKHQPLDHIKEYFGVKIAMYFAWLGFYTHMLIPASVVGLICFFYGLLTYRENRISQEICNDNNTIMCPQCDEYCDYWYLNSTCTISKLAHIFDNEMTIVFSIFMSIWATLYLEMWKRYSSKIQHRWGITEYCSLAEPPRPQYLARLKNIKKTMFNIATGAQEPSPPFWTKKFPSFVYSYSVIFLFILLTIAAVFGIVVYRMSLMTSRNIYGDHGSVSGKLIIFPATTAVINLLVSTILTYAYHYVAVYMTNVEYRRTQTEYNESLNLKIYLFEFVNYYSSIFYIAFVKGKFPGYPAKYNRILHLRQEECSPGGCLMELCIQLAIIMVGKQAIGAVTEIVIPWAIQKFKEFRSVLGIEAEGSDSDERLICCNQWTKDFNLINWNDRSLFNEYLKMVIQYGFITIFVVAFPLGPFFALLNNVVETRLDAKKFLLYYKRAVPQRVRDLGIWYNIMHVVGKVAVISSAFIIAFSSNFIPRLMYMHVVNPDRTDEGFVNHTLAYFNVANFEDHVAPLNSQYTNVTTCRYSEYRNPPDHESPYKRPSIYWHILAIRLAFVVIYQNLVSFVQIVVAWAIPDVPGRLQDQIKREQYLTNEYIIEQEKLKMQRGAAGGGGGDSATAYAQNGYLPSEEDSSLPPEEKLNHQRRGHDADGYLHQPLEDDFDSFQECGIVTSRV
- the LOC125957042 gene encoding anoctamin-2-like isoform X5, whose amino-acid sequence is MVQDDPSVVERLSPGPVTASEQQSELPEQQQQQEQEQEQEQQQQLAETWKYFQDQKRVVDYVLAYNGEEEENPIAHAKRMVYQRNLEQEGLQIETESCQRIHFVKIHVPDQVLSHYCEIMKMQMPMKKLANQDKIIMRDFSIQSTLVKLFRRPMFNFVIIDRSIFAAPEYRLLYEYSRDKPYLFNDREPNFFTPSLRIAVANFILERAYFSNNLDDKKDIGIRRLVEDQVYLDAYPLHDGCTDVKSSCQRALLLQEWASVRKWIKHQPLDHIKEYFGVKIAMYFAWLGFYTHMLIPASVVGLICFFYGLLTYRENRISQEICNDNNTIMCPQCDEYCDYWYLNSTCTISKLAHIFDNEMTIVFSIFMSIWATLYLEMWKRYSSKIQHRWGITEYCSLAEPPRPQYLARLKNIKKTMFNIATGAQEPSPPFWTKKFPSFVYSYSVIFLFILLTIAAVFGIVVYRMSLMTSRNIYGDHGSVSGKLIIFPATTAVINLLVSTILTYAYHYVAVYMTNVEYRRTQTEYNESLNLKIYLFEFVNYYSSIFYIAFVKGKFPGYPAKYNRILHLRQEECSPGGCLMELCIQLAIIMVGKQAIGAVTEIVIPWAIQKFKEFRSVLGIEAEGSDSDERLICCNQWTKDFNLINWNDRSLFNEYLKMVIQYGFITIFVVAFPLGPFFALLNNVVETRLDAKKFLLYYKRAVPQRVRDLGIWYNIMHVVGKVAVISSAFIIAFSSNFIPRLMYMHVVNPDRTDEGFVNHTLAYFNVANFEDHVAPLNSQYTNVTTCRYSEYRNPPDHESPYKRPSIYWHILAIRLAFVVIYQNLVSFVQIVVAWAIPDVPGRLQDQIKREQYLTNEYIIEQEKLKMQRGAAGGGGGDSATAYAQNGYLPSEEDSSLPPEEKLNHQRRGHDADGYLHQPLEDDFDSFQECGIVTSRV